In Paenibacillus ihbetae, the following are encoded in one genomic region:
- a CDS encoding extracellular solute-binding protein codes for MAASKKTWGKLAKLSLVMLMAGTVVLSGCSSKSGGSTDASGGSTGSNDGKQVTLKVEIFDRGNTPEPYTITDSYLTRYIQDNFGTPNNIKMEFVPVPRSEEIKKLNVLMASGGDVPDIVFTYDTPTFNRYAEQGGLTELTDLINEHGPNLKAFLDEDAMSYGQYMGKQFAVPGKRAFLGKYSSFIRTDWLDKLGMDVPQTTEELYEVLKAFKEKDPGETGGKVIPFGMTIEPAQYDPLIWSFIQPTTEEQKYTLIQKLGANDYPTLLPGFKDALQFMNKLYNEGLISRDFSLDEDKKQLTQDVTNGLVGFLTEDYPNLYYADGTYDTLLKNQPDAKLEPVDPFTNSEGKHAKPEYAPNGMYIMIPKTSKHAVEAIKYLNWMADPENLLALQNGVEGENYEMVDGIPVIKPDAPQDVIDRLYNSGDIAIIANGNFVGDDAQNREKLTTNFPERFQDLHRKAVEIAATDTFKPINFDRPIESEAKYGTNLQAKYEEMIVKTAMAKPEDFEKTFETTMKDYMVSGGQAILDERTKVYQEMQSK; via the coding sequence ATGGCGGCAAGCAAGAAAACGTGGGGCAAGCTCGCTAAGCTCTCGCTCGTGATGCTGATGGCCGGAACGGTCGTATTATCCGGATGCTCGTCAAAATCGGGCGGCAGCACCGATGCCTCAGGTGGAAGCACCGGATCCAATGATGGTAAGCAGGTCACGCTGAAGGTCGAAATCTTCGATCGCGGCAATACGCCGGAGCCTTACACCATTACCGACAGTTACCTTACGCGATATATCCAGGACAACTTTGGAACCCCTAACAACATTAAGATGGAATTCGTACCGGTACCCCGTTCGGAAGAAATCAAGAAGCTGAATGTTCTCATGGCCAGCGGCGGCGATGTGCCGGATATCGTGTTTACGTATGACACGCCCACCTTCAACCGTTATGCCGAGCAGGGCGGTTTGACGGAGCTGACCGATCTGATCAACGAGCATGGCCCGAATTTGAAGGCGTTTCTCGATGAGGACGCGATGAGCTACGGCCAGTACATGGGCAAGCAGTTCGCCGTTCCCGGAAAACGGGCATTCCTGGGCAAGTATTCTTCCTTTATCCGCACGGACTGGCTGGATAAGCTCGGCATGGATGTTCCTCAAACGACGGAGGAGCTGTACGAGGTGCTGAAGGCTTTTAAAGAAAAGGATCCCGGGGAAACTGGCGGCAAGGTTATTCCTTTCGGCATGACGATCGAACCGGCGCAATATGATCCGCTGATCTGGTCCTTTATCCAGCCGACCACGGAGGAGCAGAAGTACACATTGATTCAAAAGCTCGGGGCCAACGACTACCCGACTCTGCTGCCGGGCTTCAAGGATGCGCTCCAATTCATGAACAAGCTGTACAATGAAGGGCTGATCAGCCGCGATTTCAGCTTGGACGAGGACAAGAAGCAGCTGACCCAGGACGTGACAAACGGTCTCGTAGGCTTTTTGACGGAGGACTATCCGAACCTGTATTACGCGGACGGCACCTATGATACGCTGCTGAAAAACCAGCCGGATGCCAAGCTGGAGCCGGTGGACCCGTTCACCAACTCCGAAGGCAAGCACGCAAAGCCTGAGTACGCGCCAAACGGCATGTACATCATGATTCCGAAAACTAGCAAGCATGCGGTCGAAGCGATCAAATACCTGAACTGGATGGCGGACCCTGAGAATCTGCTGGCTCTGCAAAACGGCGTGGAAGGCGAAAACTACGAAATGGTCGACGGCATTCCCGTCATCAAGCCGGACGCCCCTCAGGATGTGATTGACCGTCTGTATAACTCCGGCGATATTGCCATTATTGCCAACGGCAACTTTGTCGGCGACGATGCGCAAAACCGGGAGAAGCTGACCACCAACTTCCCGGAGCGATTCCAGGATCTGCACCGCAAGGCGGTGGAAATCGCGGCGACGGATACGTTCAAGCCGATCAACTTTGACCGTCCGATCGAATCGGAAGCGAAGTACGGCACGAACCTGCAGGCGAAATACGAAGAGATGATCGTCAAGACGGCCATGGCCAAACCGGAAGACTTCGAGAAAACCTTCGAAACCACGATGAAGGATTATATGGTCAGCGGCGGCCAGGCGATCCTCGACGAGCGGACCAAGGTTTATCAGGAAATGCAGTCTAAATAA
- a CDS encoding ABC transporter permease, protein MSGTVYLRRYWQLYALLVLPLVYFIIFKYGPMWGVQIAFKDFNFFQGITGSEWIGLDAFREVFQTQDFYKTLRNTLMLNLLDLLVSFPAPLILAIMLHELRIRWFKRLSQTILYIPHFISWVIIGGIVYQVFGTQSGMINNVLMALGFESVPFLTDKDTWLITYLATGVWQSAGWGTILYLAALTGINKELYEAAEVDGAGRFKRIRHITLPGLKTTVVTLLIINLGNMIAIGFDRPFVIGNKAVMDYSDVLSTYVYRTGLESGQYTLATVVGLFQAVVGLIFLLGANYASKKLTDESII, encoded by the coding sequence ATGAGTGGAACCGTTTATCTGCGCCGGTACTGGCAATTATATGCACTGCTTGTTCTGCCGCTGGTTTATTTCATCATTTTCAAATACGGCCCGATGTGGGGCGTTCAGATCGCGTTTAAGGATTTCAATTTCTTTCAAGGCATTACCGGAAGCGAATGGATCGGGCTGGATGCCTTCCGTGAAGTTTTCCAAACCCAGGATTTTTATAAAACATTACGCAACACGCTGATGCTTAACCTGCTGGACCTCCTGGTTTCATTTCCGGCGCCTTTGATTCTGGCGATTATGCTGCACGAGCTCCGGATCCGATGGTTTAAACGGTTATCCCAAACGATTTTGTATATTCCCCATTTCATTTCATGGGTTATTATAGGCGGCATTGTGTATCAGGTGTTCGGCACGCAATCCGGCATGATCAACAACGTGCTGATGGCGCTTGGCTTTGAATCGGTGCCTTTCCTGACAGACAAAGACACGTGGCTCATTACTTACCTGGCGACGGGCGTGTGGCAGAGCGCAGGCTGGGGAACCATTCTCTATCTGGCGGCATTGACCGGCATCAATAAGGAGCTGTATGAAGCGGCGGAGGTGGACGGAGCGGGCCGGTTCAAGCGGATACGGCATATCACGCTGCCGGGCCTGAAGACGACGGTCGTCACGCTGCTCATCATCAATCTCGGCAATATGATCGCGATCGGCTTCGACCGTCCGTTCGTCATCGGCAATAAAGCGGTCATGGATTATTCCGACGTGCTCAGCACCTATGTGTACCGGACAGGTCTTGAATCCGGACAGTATACGCTGGCGACGGTGGTCGGCTTGTTCCAGGCGGTGGTCGGTTTGATCTTCCTGCTGGGCGCGAACTATGCATCGAAAAAGCTGACGGACGAATCCATCATTTAA
- a CDS encoding carbohydrate ABC transporter permease translates to MSERVSNRVFDTVNIILLAVFVLICLAPFFHIIAISFSSNRAVTSGDVTLFPVEFSLQAYQSVFSDSSMIRSLGFTVMLTLLTTVMCMIMTIIAAYPLTKKKLKGRKFFMFIIIVTMFFSGGIIPEYILVKDLNLLNTIWSLVLPGLISPFYLIILISFFNGIPESLEEAAEIDGTSQIGTMLRIILPLSLPVIATLSLFYAVGRWNGFQDTLLYITKEELYPLQLKLYQLVQNNMITDLTRNEGPSAGIRAATESLKAASVVFATVPILIVYPWLQRYFVSGVMLGAVKG, encoded by the coding sequence ATGAGCGAGCGTGTGTCGAACCGTGTTTTTGATACCGTAAACATCATCCTGCTTGCGGTGTTCGTTCTTATTTGCCTGGCACCCTTCTTCCATATTATCGCGATATCCTTCAGCTCCAACCGGGCGGTAACGTCGGGGGACGTGACGTTGTTTCCGGTGGAATTCAGCCTTCAGGCTTATCAATCCGTATTCTCCGATTCCAGCATGATCCGGTCTCTGGGCTTTACGGTGATGCTGACGCTGCTGACGACGGTGATGTGCATGATCATGACGATTATTGCCGCTTATCCGCTGACGAAAAAGAAGCTGAAGGGCCGCAAATTTTTCATGTTCATTATCATCGTGACCATGTTCTTCAGCGGGGGGATCATTCCGGAGTACATCCTCGTAAAAGACTTGAACTTGTTGAATACGATCTGGTCATTGGTTCTGCCGGGATTGATCAGTCCGTTCTATCTCATCATCCTGATCTCCTTCTTCAACGGTATTCCGGAAAGCCTCGAGGAAGCGGCCGAGATTGACGGCACGAGCCAGATCGGGACGATGCTGCGGATTATCTTGCCGCTATCCTTGCCGGTGATCGCGACGCTCAGCCTGTTCTATGCCGTGGGGCGCTGGAACGGATTCCAGGACACGCTCCTGTATATCACGAAGGAAGAGCTCTATCCGCTGCAGCTGAAGCTTTACCAGCTGGTGCAGAACAACATGATTACGGATTTGACCCGCAACGAGGGACCTTCCGCAGGTATCAGAGCAGCCACGGAAAGCCTGAAAGCGGCGAGCGTCGTGTTTGCCACGGTACCGATTCTGATCGTGTACCCTTGGCTGCAGCGTTACTTTGTCAGCGGTGTTATGCTGGGAGCGGTAAAAGGTTAG
- a CDS encoding glycoside hydrolase family 88/105 protein, with product MTSYIEARESIRYWLGDDDAGILKTIAGRYIGANPEIPFALRSFAGTGILQTGEGFYDFNFGDRFRDAKQGDAAFALGLVWSDDERSLDAAIMPFSPVRFYLNEQLMYRSGAEDEMKPDAKIVIPLVLNPGWNTLLIEARRTEAGFGCRFGAQEGKVRILQVLSPFADRKGAAGWAYAGPLTAGLFGESGRFPNAHGSEDETGVSWLPVTGWSEQEAVKPNFERMFGLPGAAVSGYAWSRLKVPAAADPIELRGRAWGRLQVWIGGHPVPVLDLQEGGGFRCELPAASCRGDLLVRCSSGPSGWGFQLQAYHAGEELEFVLPVPVQGAPSPWLYAGPLAAAKEETPEEVCTVKRLFRLADGRGLTGWSLDAPGCRVRPFYENAMLSNKWTSGSASNFGRWDYPLGVTMYGLLQTARILRRPDVAEYARAHIGICTSWYEYAVWDRDTYGFPSINHQLVLIKMLDNCGSFGSAMLEAYAESGGSPEDLKVAEVIADFMANRLERREDGAFYRLCVSEYSADTMWADDLYMSTPFLSRYAGITGDSSYLDEAARQFLRYREYLFMPEEGVISHVFDFKYGKATRIPWGRGNGWSLFSLSELLERLPDDHKDRPALLGFFRELCAGIASYQGESGLWRQVITDPEAYEEASCTAMFAYAFARGVRFGWLENPGRFAEAAIRAWQGLTEHAIDRSGSVHGVCSGSRYSFTGDYYKHDLLTVLNDNHGIGIMMLSCVEIMKLKGMQGLQ from the coding sequence ATGACAAGCTATATCGAGGCCCGCGAGAGCATCCGGTATTGGCTCGGCGATGATGATGCCGGCATTCTGAAGACGATTGCCGGGCGCTACATCGGGGCGAACCCGGAAATTCCGTTCGCGCTGCGGTCGTTCGCCGGTACGGGGATTCTTCAGACCGGAGAAGGGTTCTACGACTTTAACTTCGGCGACCGGTTTCGGGATGCGAAGCAGGGAGACGCTGCCTTTGCGCTTGGTCTGGTGTGGAGCGACGATGAACGGTCGCTGGATGCCGCGATCATGCCGTTCAGCCCGGTCCGCTTCTATCTGAACGAGCAGCTGATGTACCGTTCAGGAGCCGAGGACGAGATGAAGCCCGATGCGAAGATTGTCATTCCGCTGGTATTGAATCCGGGCTGGAACACGTTGTTGATTGAGGCACGCAGGACTGAGGCCGGATTCGGCTGCCGCTTTGGCGCCCAGGAGGGCAAGGTCCGAATCCTGCAGGTGCTGTCCCCGTTTGCGGACCGGAAGGGGGCTGCCGGCTGGGCGTATGCCGGGCCGCTGACGGCCGGCCTATTCGGCGAAAGCGGCCGCTTTCCGAACGCTCACGGAAGCGAAGACGAAACGGGTGTGAGCTGGCTCCCGGTTACAGGCTGGAGCGAGCAGGAAGCGGTGAAGCCGAATTTTGAGCGAATGTTCGGCTTGCCTGGGGCAGCGGTATCGGGGTATGCCTGGAGCCGATTGAAGGTGCCTGCCGCCGCCGATCCGATTGAGCTTAGGGGCCGTGCTTGGGGCAGGCTGCAGGTCTGGATCGGCGGACATCCTGTACCGGTCCTTGACCTTCAAGAGGGAGGAGGCTTCCGCTGTGAGCTGCCTGCCGCGAGCTGCCGAGGGGATTTGCTGGTCCGCTGCAGCAGCGGGCCGTCCGGATGGGGATTTCAGCTTCAGGCCTATCATGCGGGGGAAGAGCTGGAATTCGTGCTCCCGGTTCCGGTACAGGGGGCGCCGTCTCCTTGGTTGTATGCCGGCCCGCTGGCGGCAGCGAAGGAGGAAACGCCGGAGGAGGTGTGCACGGTCAAAAGGCTGTTCCGGCTCGCGGACGGCCGCGGCTTGACCGGATGGTCCCTGGATGCGCCGGGCTGCCGGGTCAGGCCGTTCTATGAGAACGCCATGCTGAGCAACAAATGGACCTCCGGCTCGGCCAGCAACTTCGGGCGTTGGGACTATCCGCTCGGCGTGACGATGTACGGTCTGCTGCAGACCGCTCGAATCTTGAGGCGGCCGGATGTTGCGGAATATGCCCGGGCACATATCGGCATCTGCACGTCATGGTACGAATACGCGGTCTGGGACCGGGATACGTACGGCTTTCCGTCCATTAACCATCAGCTGGTGCTGATTAAAATGCTGGACAACTGCGGTTCTTTCGGCTCCGCGATGCTGGAAGCCTATGCGGAAAGCGGCGGCAGTCCGGAGGATTTGAAGGTCGCGGAGGTCATTGCGGATTTTATGGCGAACCGCTTGGAACGCCGGGAGGACGGGGCTTTTTACCGGCTGTGCGTTTCCGAGTATTCCGCGGATACGATGTGGGCGGACGATCTGTACATGAGCACGCCGTTCTTGTCGCGGTACGCCGGGATTACAGGCGATTCCTCCTATCTGGACGAAGCGGCAAGGCAGTTTCTGAGATACCGGGAGTATCTGTTCATGCCGGAGGAGGGCGTGATAAGCCACGTATTTGATTTCAAATACGGGAAAGCGACACGGATACCGTGGGGACGCGGAAACGGCTGGAGCCTGTTCTCCCTATCCGAGCTGCTGGAGCGCCTGCCGGACGATCATAAGGACCGCCCGGCACTGCTTGGATTTTTCCGCGAGCTGTGCGCCGGGATCGCTTCCTATCAGGGCGAGTCAGGGCTCTGGAGACAGGTCATTACCGATCCGGAGGCTTATGAGGAGGCTTCCTGCACGGCGATGTTCGCTTACGCCTTTGCCAGAGGCGTGAGGTTTGGCTGGCTGGAGAATCCCGGACGGTTTGCCGAGGCTGCCATTCGGGCATGGCAAGGGCTGACCGAGCATGCCATCGATCGCAGCGGCAGCGTGCATGGGGTGTGCAGCGGGTCCCGTTATTCCTTTACGGGGGACTATTACAAGCATGATCTGCTTACGGTGCTGAACGACAACCACGGGATCGGCATCATGATGCTGTCGTGCGTGGAAATTATGAAATTGAAAGGCATGCAGGGCCTCCAGTAA
- the iolD gene encoding 3D-(3,5/4)-trihydroxycyclohexane-1,2-dione acylhydrolase (decyclizing) yields MTTTRLTMAQALLRFLDAQYVSVDGVETKFVHGVMGIFGHGNVTGLGEALERSAGDLVYVQGKNEQGMVHAAAAYAKQKNRRQIWACTSSIGPGALNMVTAAATATVNRIPVLLLPGDNFACRQPDPVLQQIEAPSDYTVSAADAFKPVSRYWDRISRPEQLIAAARQAIRVLTDPAETGAVTLALPQDVQAEAYDYPDSLFEKTVHVIDRRPPSAEGLQRAAAWIAASKRPLIIAGGGVHYSDATGDLAAFAEAFGIPVAETQAGKSALPWNHPLNLGAIGVTGSLAANRTAAEADLIIGIGTRYTDFTTSSKWAFQRDDVSFLNLNVNGADSVKLGGEALVADAKEGLKALHAKLSQDGYQAAYEEGELAGLKGEWDREVDRLYAAEHPDGLSQTRALGVINEVIPPTSVIVCAAGSLPGDLHRLWRAPEAKTYHMEYGFSCMGYEVSGALGVAMAEPDREVYALVGDGSYLMMHSELVTSLQEGCKITIVLFDNHGFQCIHNLQRSNGSDGFGNEFRRREEGTGRLTGEYLPIDFAAHARALGAKAYKAGTPEELRAALLQARQETVTTLIEIPVVPGTNTDGYESWWRVEVPEVSVSSKVTEAQREMAARSKEARPY; encoded by the coding sequence TTGACAACGACACGATTAACAATGGCGCAGGCGCTGCTGAGGTTCCTGGATGCACAGTATGTTTCTGTCGACGGAGTGGAGACGAAATTTGTGCACGGGGTGATGGGGATTTTCGGGCACGGCAATGTGACCGGTCTTGGCGAGGCGTTGGAACGAAGCGCGGGGGACCTGGTTTATGTGCAGGGCAAAAACGAACAGGGCATGGTGCATGCGGCTGCGGCCTATGCCAAGCAGAAGAATCGCCGGCAGATTTGGGCCTGCACCTCATCCATCGGTCCCGGTGCCTTGAATATGGTTACCGCGGCAGCTACGGCAACGGTGAACCGCATTCCGGTGCTGCTGCTCCCAGGCGACAATTTCGCCTGCCGTCAGCCTGATCCGGTGCTTCAGCAGATCGAGGCCCCGTCGGATTATACCGTTTCGGCCGCCGATGCATTCAAGCCGGTGAGCCGGTACTGGGATCGGATATCCCGGCCGGAGCAGCTGATCGCAGCGGCACGGCAGGCGATCCGCGTGCTGACTGATCCGGCGGAGACGGGAGCGGTGACGCTGGCGCTGCCGCAGGATGTTCAGGCTGAGGCGTATGACTATCCGGATTCGCTGTTCGAGAAAACCGTGCATGTCATCGATCGCCGCCCGCCGTCGGCGGAAGGGCTGCAGCGGGCAGCCGCATGGATTGCCGCGAGCAAGCGCCCGCTGATCATCGCCGGAGGCGGCGTGCATTACAGCGATGCAACCGGCGACCTGGCTGCTTTTGCAGAGGCCTTCGGGATTCCGGTCGCCGAAACGCAGGCCGGCAAAAGCGCGCTTCCCTGGAATCACCCCTTGAACCTGGGGGCGATCGGCGTAACCGGCTCGCTGGCGGCGAACCGTACCGCGGCAGAAGCAGATTTGATCATCGGCATCGGTACCCGGTATACGGACTTTACGACGTCTTCCAAATGGGCATTTCAGCGGGATGATGTTTCGTTCCTGAACCTGAACGTCAACGGTGCGGACAGCGTTAAGCTTGGCGGCGAAGCGCTGGTGGCCGATGCGAAGGAAGGGCTGAAGGCGCTGCATGCTAAGCTGTCGCAGGACGGCTATCAAGCCGCATATGAAGAAGGCGAGCTCGCCGGGCTGAAAGGGGAGTGGGACCGCGAGGTGGATCGGCTGTACGCGGCCGAGCATCCGGATGGCTTGTCGCAGACGAGGGCGCTTGGCGTCATCAATGAGGTCATCCCCCCGACCTCGGTCATCGTCTGTGCGGCAGGCAGTCTTCCAGGGGATCTGCATCGGTTATGGCGAGCCCCCGAAGCGAAGACGTATCACATGGAGTATGGGTTCTCCTGTATGGGGTATGAGGTTAGCGGCGCGCTTGGTGTGGCCATGGCAGAACCGGACCGCGAGGTCTATGCGCTGGTCGGCGACGGCAGTTATCTGATGATGCACTCGGAGCTGGTCACCAGCTTGCAGGAAGGCTGCAAGATCACGATTGTACTGTTCGACAACCACGGCTTCCAGTGCATTCACAACCTGCAGCGGAGCAACGGCAGCGACGGCTTCGGCAACGAATTCCGCCGCCGCGAGGAGGGCACGGGCCGCCTGACCGGTGAATACCTTCCGATTGATTTCGCCGCGCACGCGCGGGCGCTCGGCGCCAAAGCCTACAAGGCCGGCACGCCGGAGGAGCTGCGGGCAGCGCTGCTTCAGGCCCGGCAGGAAACCGTCACGACCCTGATCGAGATTCCGGTCGTTCCGGGAACGAACACCGACGGTTACGAGTCCTGGTGGCGCGTGGAGGTGCCGGAGGTGTCCGTATCGAGCAAGGTGACGGAGGCCCAGCGCGAGATGGCCGCCCGGAGCAAGGAAGCAAGGCCTTACTAA
- the iolE gene encoding myo-inosose-2 dehydratase, translated as MGNRLFKLGIHPINWVGEDVREHGDDTTFETIVDDIAALGLTGTEMGRKFPKDPAVLKRELESRGIQLVSQWKSVLFSDPAYRKQELEDYRQHAEFLAGFGSKVISTAEVGGSLHFDPRRTPNESVVLRLDDAGWESLAEGLNQAGEIAASYGMKLTYHHHGGTVVEQPAEIDRLMAMTDPSLVFLLYDTGHAYYGGSDPLELLRKHYDRIAYIHLKDIRHEILEQARLDGCDFVSCIRRGVFTVPGDGCIDFTPIIGELVERGYNGWAMLEGEQDPALHPAKAYAERAIEYLDRLEGHLKSQV; from the coding sequence ATGGGCAACAGGCTGTTCAAGCTGGGGATTCACCCCATCAACTGGGTCGGCGAGGATGTCAGAGAGCATGGAGATGACACAACGTTTGAAACGATTGTGGATGATATTGCGGCTTTGGGTTTGACAGGCACGGAGATGGGCAGGAAATTCCCGAAGGATCCGGCGGTGCTGAAGCGGGAGCTGGAATCCCGCGGCATTCAATTGGTCTCGCAGTGGAAGTCCGTGCTGTTCTCCGATCCCGCTTACCGGAAGCAGGAGCTGGAGGACTACCGCCAGCATGCGGAGTTTCTGGCCGGCTTCGGCAGCAAGGTCATCAGCACGGCGGAGGTTGGAGGCTCGCTGCACTTCGATCCCCGGCGGACGCCGAACGAGAGTGTCGTTCTACGACTGGATGACGCCGGATGGGAAAGCCTGGCGGAGGGACTCAACCAGGCCGGCGAAATTGCGGCGAGCTACGGCATGAAGCTGACGTATCATCACCACGGCGGCACGGTCGTGGAGCAGCCGGCCGAAATCGACCGGCTGATGGCAATGACCGACCCTTCGCTCGTGTTTCTCCTCTACGATACCGGCCATGCCTACTACGGGGGAAGCGATCCGCTCGAGCTGCTCCGCAAGCATTATGACCGAATCGCGTATATCCACCTGAAGGATATCCGGCATGAAATCTTGGAGCAGGCACGTCTGGATGGCTGCGATTTCGTGAGCTGCATCCGCAGGGGCGTGTTCACCGTTCCCGGCGATGGCTGCATCGATTTTACGCCGATTATCGGAGAGCTCGTAGAGCGCGGTTATAACGGCTGGGCGATGCTGGAGGGCGAGCAGGACCCTGCGCTGCATCCGGCCAAGGCGTATGCTGAGCGGGCGATCGAATATCTGGATCGTCTGGAGGGCCATCTCAAGTCGCAGGTCTGA
- the iolC gene encoding 5-dehydro-2-deoxygluconokinase gives MSEITFNDQKPVDFVAVGRLCIDLNANEINRPMEETSTFTKYVGGSPANICIGMARLGLNTGFIGKVADDQMGRFITQYLKDNGIATQGVTTDRTGAVTGLAFTEIKSPTDCSILMYRDNAADLLLETGDVNEELIASAKMVLISGTALAASPSREAVFLALEYAKQHGAVIAFDLDYRPYTWKSPQETATYYNLAAEKCDIILGTREEFDMMEQFGGNPERSDRITAHKWFDYSARIVIIKHGKEGSIAYTPDGTSHTAQSFPAKVIKTFGAGDSYAAGFLYGLMQGWTIERSMEFGSAAASIVISSHSCSDAMPTSEAVHDYMERCKRGEITANT, from the coding sequence ATGAGTGAAATCACGTTCAACGACCAAAAACCGGTGGATTTTGTCGCCGTGGGGAGATTATGCATCGACTTGAATGCGAATGAGATTAACCGGCCGATGGAAGAGACGAGCACGTTTACCAAGTATGTGGGCGGGTCCCCGGCCAATATCTGTATCGGGATGGCCCGCCTGGGCCTGAATACGGGCTTCATCGGCAAGGTGGCGGACGATCAGATGGGGCGTTTTATTACCCAATACCTGAAGGATAACGGAATCGCGACGCAGGGCGTAACGACCGACCGTACCGGAGCCGTGACGGGGCTGGCTTTTACCGAAATTAAAAGTCCGACTGACTGCAGCATCCTGATGTACCGCGATAACGCTGCGGATTTGCTGCTGGAGACGGGGGACGTGAACGAGGAATTGATCGCCTCCGCCAAAATGGTGCTGATCTCCGGAACCGCGCTTGCGGCCAGCCCTTCCCGGGAAGCCGTGTTTCTGGCTCTGGAATATGCCAAGCAACACGGCGCCGTAATTGCATTTGATCTGGATTACCGTCCGTACACTTGGAAATCCCCTCAGGAAACGGCGACTTATTATAACCTAGCGGCTGAAAAATGCGACATCATCCTCGGCACGCGCGAGGAGTTCGACATGATGGAGCAGTTTGGAGGCAACCCGGAGCGGAGCGACCGCATCACGGCGCACAAGTGGTTTGACTACAGCGCCAGGATCGTCATTATCAAGCACGGCAAGGAGGGCTCCATCGCATATACACCGGACGGCACCAGCCATACGGCTCAAAGCTTTCCGGCAAAGGTCATCAAGACGTTCGGGGCAGGGGATTCTTACGCCGCAGGCTTTCTGTACGGTCTAATGCAGGGCTGGACCATTGAGCGGTCCATGGAATTCGGCAGCGCGGCGGCGAGCATTGTCATCTCCAGCCACAGCTGCTCCGATGCCATGCCGACAAGCGAAGCGGTTCACGATTATATGGAGCGCTGTAAACGCGGGGAAATCACGGCTAATACTTAG
- a CDS encoding CoA-acylating methylmalonate-semialdehyde dehydrogenase, with product MTQTLSNYIGGHFVPSRSEKTDPVYNPATEEILAYVPLSTKEEVDLAVQAAAKAGRSWAKTAVPRRARILFKYQQLLVEHWEELARLITAENGKSYAEAYGEVQRGIECVEFAAGAPTLMMGKQLPDIATNLESGMYRYPIGVVAGITPFNFPMMVPCWMFPLAIACGNAFVLKPSERTPLLAQRLAELFAEAGLPDGVLNIVHGAHDVVNGILEHPGIAAISFVGSQPVAEYVYKTASSYGKRVQALAGAKNHSIVMPSADLDAAVTQIVSAAFGSAGERCMACSVVVAVGDVAEPLIGKLKQAADEVSIGNGADEGVFLGPVIRQAHKERTLSYIEAGEQEGAKLVRDGRRDDAANGEGYFVGPTIFDEVTCEMKIWRDEIFAPVLSVMRAETLEEAIEISNRSDFANGACLFTQDGSDVRQFREHIDAGMLGVNLGVPAPMAFFPFSGWKNSFYGDLHANGTDGVEFYTRKKMVTARW from the coding sequence ATGACGCAAACCCTGAGCAATTATATCGGCGGACATTTTGTGCCATCCCGATCCGAAAAAACCGATCCCGTCTACAATCCGGCGACGGAGGAGATTCTCGCTTACGTGCCGCTTTCGACCAAGGAGGAGGTAGACCTGGCGGTGCAGGCAGCAGCCAAAGCGGGGCGCTCCTGGGCGAAGACCGCCGTGCCTCGCCGCGCGCGCATTCTGTTCAAGTATCAGCAACTGCTTGTGGAGCACTGGGAGGAGCTGGCCCGCCTCATTACGGCGGAGAACGGCAAAAGCTATGCCGAAGCCTACGGCGAGGTGCAGCGCGGCATCGAGTGCGTGGAATTTGCAGCCGGTGCGCCCACGCTGATGATGGGCAAACAGCTTCCCGACATCGCCACCAATCTGGAGTCCGGGATGTACCGTTATCCGATCGGTGTTGTAGCCGGCATCACGCCGTTCAACTTCCCGATGATGGTGCCGTGCTGGATGTTCCCGCTCGCCATCGCCTGCGGCAATGCGTTCGTGCTGAAGCCGTCGGAGCGCACGCCGCTCTTGGCCCAGCGCCTGGCGGAGCTGTTCGCGGAAGCCGGCCTTCCGGACGGCGTGCTCAACATTGTTCATGGCGCGCATGACGTGGTCAACGGCATTTTGGAGCATCCGGGCATTGCTGCCATATCCTTTGTAGGCTCTCAGCCGGTGGCGGAGTATGTGTACAAAACCGCTTCCTCCTACGGCAAGCGCGTCCAGGCCTTGGCCGGAGCCAAAAACCACAGCATCGTGATGCCATCAGCCGACTTGGACGCAGCCGTCACCCAAATCGTCAGCGCGGCCTTCGGTTCAGCCGGTGAGCGCTGTATGGCCTGCTCCGTGGTGGTAGCGGTTGGGGACGTAGCGGAGCCGCTCATCGGGAAGCTGAAGCAGGCGGCCGATGAAGTCTCCATCGGCAACGGGGCGGATGAAGGCGTCTTCTTGGGGCCAGTCATCCGGCAAGCCCACAAGGAGCGGACGCTCTCTTACATTGAGGCAGGCGAGCAGGAAGGAGCCAAACTGGTCCGTGACGGACGGAGGGATGACGCCGCGAACGGTGAGGGGTATTTTGTCGGACCGACGATTTTTGATGAAGTGACCTGCGAGATGAAGATCTGGAGGGACGAGATTTTTGCGCCGGTGCTATCCGTCATGCGTGCAGAAACGCTGGAGGAAGCCATTGAAATTTCCAACCGCTCGGACTTCGCCAATGGTGCCTGCCTGTTCACACAGGACGGCAGCGACGTGCGCCAGTTCCGCGAGCATATCGATGCCGGCATGCTGGGCGTCAACCTCGGCGTTCCTGCGCCGATGGCATTCTTCCCGTTCTCCGGCTGGAAAAACTCCTTCTATGGGGACCTGCATGCGAACGGCACCGACGGCGTGGAATTCTATACCCGAAAGAAAATGGTAACGGCACGCTGGTAA